In Phaseolus vulgaris cultivar G19833 chromosome 3, P. vulgaris v2.0, whole genome shotgun sequence, the sequence ttttcattttcatgttATGTTTGAGGGTTTGATccataaataaattgtatttatgCTATACAAAAGGCTATGAGATGGTCTTATAACTAACTAATATCAATAAGCAAcacaaaagatgaaaaaaatatgaagtataTTGAAGATCAAGGAAAGCATTCGAAGAAATTTTACATTAGTTTCGAGAGATGTTTTCCCAATCAAACTCATAATTTAATCGTAAAGCCCACAAAATTACTCATCTTAAGTTCAAAAGTgactaaataaataataattaaatattatttcaatttgAATATACGGTTatcaaagataaataaaaatattggaaTGTTTTATAActtcatatattaaaataaaattttattataaatgtcatCACTCCACTTATAACTCGTGacatgtaatttttaaaactcacgtgaaatataaattaaatatcagaaaatttaagttaaattataaataataaaataaatttaaatataattttggtcttttttaaaatgtttttttaattcctcaacaaaatataagaatcaattttttagtttttttaatgtatggcgaaatctaaattaattttgtagtaGATTGAAATAAATGCCTTTTACCATAGTTGATGCAAGATtctttatatttattcattttaatccTAACCACTAACtaatttatacttatatatatactattaattatccatatttttttataaattaaaagttacTATAAAATTCATTTCCTATTTTATCATTGAATGAATATACAAGataatagtatatatatatatatatatatatatatatatatatatatgaaatattacttacCATATTCACATTAATCGAAAATAGTAGATTCATCATGCTAAACAATTAAAGTCATAAGgaacatataataaaaaaaaatatgttagagACACCttaccaaataaaaataatatagtatattttaaaaacaataaatgtttcttttcctatcttaatatttaaaatgttaaaaaacatATCCTTTTGTTTTGTAAATGATATTCTTCTTGTCggatatttattttcttttcaggGCATAAATaccattaaataaattttaaacaaaacaaTCCCTTTCCATTAATGTGAATAATCAAACTTTGGTTAATTtacttattatataatttgattagATTCAATTTCTTCTCAATCAATTCCAATTCCAAGTTGAAAGCCAAAACAATTTGagttcaattttttaattttggaagCTGATTCAAGTTGCCATACAAACACACCATTAAACATGTCACCAACGGGTGAAAATTTTACCatcatttttttgttatttatcaTCTTTTACACTCTTTTGatagaaataaataatcaataaaATGTGAATGCACACAATTTGTAGCCTCATATGAATAAAAACGCAcccttaaaaaaaatcaaaccaaCTATAAGCGTATGACAATTTTTGGGCACATGAATTTGTTTCAACTCATGAAAGCAGATGAAGATTAATTCTTGCACCTACTTGGAATTTTTCCAAAGCTGtaaaaactaataaattcaTAGTATAAACcaatattaaaataacacatttaaattataattagtgaaataaaataataaaatttatctgtgttataatattaacattaacaCTAGTCTGTCTGAAATCATTTAATCATTTATCCttattaaaaagtataaaatccATATTTTAATAAGTACCCACAAATCatcataataaataatgtaaGTGTATAGTCAATCACTTAAAAAGTGAGTTCTAGAATAAAATTTAGAATGTTTCATAAAAGAGTTGAGCAAATaggtattttaaaaatttgagtGTCTCTCCACAAtttgttattaaataataaaatatttaaattatccaataataatatgattaaaatattgtatttgTATTATAAGTTTTGGATGTTGCAATTAAGTTGAGTCCAATGCGTGTAAcatttctaatttagtttaaCGTCTTCAGCATCATAGTTTGGTTACACAAATTTAGGACTTTTTATTCAACTTCATCGTAATTCTTTATTAATGaagatgaaaatatatttaattcaaCTTCACaccttaaatatattttgtttgactttaaatattaatgatttttaGACTGTTCTTAATATCTTTAACTTGCTCTTAATgtctttaacattttttttatataaaaatacataaatgaaTATTTTCGATCTTTGTACTGAGTTATACAGCTAATTACATAAAGAGTTTAAATATTGTTGATTATGTAACACCTCATAATTTACCTAAAACTATTACAATCAAAGTTTTACaagtttctatacaaacttgaagtttttcaaaacattcctaatacatgattaggatttatagaaatacaaatatttacatgttcatagttcaaaataaaactctaaaaCCTCTAAagctctcctgcacctgtatggtcatctactcgtgtacatagtacagtcatcgcagttcaaacacaacaagaaaaataagggtAAGCTaaagaaaatagaattttataatatacacacttaaatccaaagagaaaaccaaattacattatcaatttatcaaattattcgATTTTCttaaaatctcaacaataaaataatcaCACAAATCTCACTTGGATCTACACATctagaatattcaacaaacaacgtctttcGGAAGACCCGTactaagtaagtcctaccagatactaacacctgatccaaaaattaccagcgaatccaacaaaAAGGATCatggtaagttcaatacaacccaagtcgtacatctcatatgtcacggtgtgcatgaacttccccatcaacttctcaccacttgatatcttagtctatgtgacttagatcatcggTGAAGTtattaccacataggcatcaatatttaatacacaacaaacctCAGTCTATACATTATCCCAattgtatgaattcaattccataccattttgtcatacaatatcattcaaaaagtgatccacaatattcaaaagtctatttgacataaaaaaaacaacattttaatactaaatcatcaaaacctaatatttccacaaatttaaataatatataaacaaacaacccaatatatataaacacacaacatccctacaagagaaattgaatattgagaCCACGCCCcttccacatccagatcttctagcctaggattttattaaaaattaaatttaggtTCCCTTATCTCAATTGTTTGCTTTCCAAACaacttctaaaattttattccccacagtctggataagcttcaatatttacgggcctaatgcaaattatccaaacacaacaaaaaatcaatatataatagaataagttgagaggattaaacttctcaagtgacccaccaagattgatgactaaatcataaggaaaaatagagaacaaaggatatttagagtaaaaatgaacttactctgtttgaaaatctgatcgggtagagaTGTTCCTTAAGTCCTTAACTACAACGTTGTATGATCAGATTATAAAATAGATGAAGTATGaagtgagaaattaagagaaaaaatagaaaaaagagatgaaggaagaaagaagaaaggaaaagaatgGTGCGTGACAGGGAGAAGGGTTCTgttggtttaaaaaaaaaaaaacactgtgTTAcagattaatttaaatattgtgcacaattttttaaataaccaTGTACATTGATCCATacaaataattgaaatatttttgtgttgTAATAAATATTGTACACCATTCTATATAAAATGTTTGATTGGGAAATGCAAAATTAAGCTTCCCATCGTTCAAATTTCATTTTCCTATAGTTATGCaatatttctaccaaattttgACATTTGGTGACGGAGTCTTTATTAAATAGTATTTAACTTATGATATATAAAGAATCACTCcctaaaagttatattttttaaacgaTTGTTAAAAAATGATAAGATATTAACTTGTTATTGGacaattttaaacaaaaatgttgtttcaaaacacatgaaaataatgattTCCAAAATCAACTGTTCCATACTCAAGTACTACCTTGAGTAATATCTCAACTAACAACATGCTAAGTCTTTTAAAAGTTTACGCTTTATAGTGAGTTATGAGATTTTTCATCATGAGAAAAGAAGGATTATAATAACTTTTACATCATATATAGTCAAAATGTTGCCTTAGAATGCATAATAAGATAGCAATCTCAATTCATTATTTACATGCATGCAATGACCTATAATTTATGTATGAATTCCAACTCAAGTTAAAAGAAAGAGTTCAAAAAGACAGACATAAAATTTTGAACTAAAAAAGTTTAGAAAATCATAAAGTTGGTCCATCCCcccaaaaaaataacaaatcgtttaataatttggattttaagttttaaaagctTATTAATCTACCCACATCTAAATAtctcaaaaaatattaataagttgGTTATCGATCAAAATACTGAGTAAtcctataaattattttaatagttcGATTATAAATATCAATTCTAATATTATTCTATCGTATATTTATAGTAACCAATTTAATAATaactcaattttaattatttttatgttaatacTCATCATTACATACATAGAATCAAAATTCCATATAAGAAcgtctgttttttttttatcggcaataaaaaaataaataaatgggaaccacttcaggggtggttcaacccttatacataaagagCAAAACACCTTACCATACTCCTACCACGAAACACCTACCTGAATATCTAAGGAACAACCAAACTAACTATAGGAAAACATTAAATTATCATCCTCATACAATCCACTGGGTTCAAAACCCAATTAGAGTACCCGAAGGAAGCACAATGAAACTCTGCGTAAATCCACGACCAAACCTTTACCTGTACCAAGGCGAATACTTCGAGCGCATCTACCACCACCCTATCAAAGGACACACAATTCCTATGATTCCAAATACCACTCACAACTCCAACCCAAATTGCACCCCAAACGTCATTAACCGAATTTGAAGCCTGACTTAACCTGAATTGTAGAAAGTTTGCCAAAGGATCCTTATGAATAACGAAGGATACACCTAGCCACTTAAAACAAAGACACCAAACACGCCAAGCGAAATCGCAGACGGAAAACAGATGACTGGACGACTCTTCCACCATCCCACACAGACAACACAAAGGATTCTCAATCACCACCCCGCGTCTTTCCATATTTACCCTAGTAGCAACCTTATTCTCTATCACCCTCCAAGCTGTGAACAAAGCAGAAGGCAAGGCTTTGCACCTCCACAACTTACTGTAAACTGGAGGGACCTCCCCAACTGTATCCTTCCTAACTTGAACATAGGCTGAGTTAACCATAAAAGTTTTGAACCCCCAGCCTTCCAAATCCAACAATCTTCCTTCCCTAGTTCCAACTTCGCCCCTTGCAACAGCTGAACCAATTGCTCCTCCAGAGGCTTCTCCCATTCGAAAAAGGATCTACGTCAAACAAAGTGCCACACCCAAACACCATCAATCCAATTCACAAGCTCAGCCACCTTTGCATCTTTAGCCAACTAAGGGAAAACAGTCTTGGGAAAACGACATTCAAAGCTCCACAACTCAGCCAACTGTCCTCCCAGAAAGAGATACCCTTCCTATCACCAACATCCCACTGAAAaccatcttcaaaacttcttCCCCAACCCTCCGAAGCCCACACCTCcatcaaatctttccaccaaaggGAACCCTTTCTGATTTTACCCACCTCTCTCAAATTTTTCCAACCACCATATTTAGAAACAAGGATTTCTTTCCACAAACCTCCTTTATCCGTACCCAACCTCCAAATCCACTTACCTAACAAAGCCAGATTAAACTTCCTAAGGTCAATAACACCAAGGCCCCCATAATCACAAGGCTCACAAACTTTTTTCCAGGAGACCCAAGCGATCTTCCAACCATCAGAACCCCACCCCCAAAGTAAATTCCTTTATAGCCGAACTAGCTTCTCTGCCACCACGTCTGTatcaaacaaatataaaatcattaattataataaaactgttatatttattattcattaaTTTTGAACTGATCTGAATgttgaaaaatattatgaagATGAATCCGGCATTTAAATGAttcataacatttattttttgaaatctaCAATTCATTACAAAAGTTTTaacttattttcctttttacaattttgaagttatatatttacattttttaatatttaagttcCCTTACCTAATACTATGGTTAACTTGTACTTTTTAAGGATAAAAACTCACTCttaagattaaaattaaaaaaataaagtaaaatattaacttAGAAAAGATTATaccaattataaaaaatattaacttagAAGTTtaccatataaattaataatttatataactaTTAAACTCTTGATATTCTTCCCATAAATCTCACATTGAATTCTCAACCCCTAACTAACTCCTTATAAACAGATTCTTAATATTTCCTTTCTTGCAAGTGTAAGCCAATGATTTCTCTCACATTAATCACGTGTAACACAATTAACTATGAGTCACTCAACCACTTTTGTAATGGAAGACTGTGTAACTGTGATGTTCTTAATTACCTCACTTCCGTAGTTGACTTTGGAAGACTATGTTTGACTTTGTCATGCCAAAAGTTTTCCCACTATTTCTGTTAAACAGAActagttttcttttttaattcatttttcatATCAATTACTTAATGACGAGGATAAGAGCTAAGATGTGTGGGTTATATTTCGTCTCACATAGAGGTAAAAAGCAATAACTAAAAACAATAACTTAAGGTTCTGTTAATATAATCCCATAACAACTAAACGATACAAAAGACTAATTAATTAAGACGTTAACTCTTATACCTATGATAACTTAGATTCATTGGACTAAGGGTCCAACATACCTTTAAATAAAGTcatgtatttattataatatttagagattaaaatatttactcttgttaatttaataaaatatagtaaaattaataatcccaaaatattttaaaatgtcacATGTATTCTTTATTACAAGCCTTGTATTaacaaagtttaaaataaaagtatcaCAACCTATATAATCCATGTCAAAGGAGTATTGTCTTTAAATGGGTACAATTGTTTGAGAGTTAACTTATAGAGTCCATAGCTCATTCTCCTTCAAATTAATTACTAAGGTTTAATGACAGTGTTAAAATAAGTATATTTAGGCATAATTGGGttaagtattatatatatataatatttttttttacataatattgcgttgattttaatttttttttcaataatagttgatttaaaatgtaatatactcttcattttttttcttatttttttttctgttatctCT encodes:
- the LOC137805656 gene encoding uncharacterized protein, with translation MEVWASEGWGRSFEDGFQWDVGDRKGISFWEDSWLSCGALNVILFRMGEASGGAIGSAVARGEVGTREGRLLDLEGWGFKTFMVNSAYVQVRKDTVGEVPPVYSKLWRCKALPSALFTAWRVIENKVATRVNMERRGVVIENPLCCLCGMVEESSSHLFSVCDFAWRVWCLCFKWLGVSFVIHKDPLANFLQFRLSQASNSVNDVWGAIWVGVVSGIWNHRNCVSFDRVVVDALEVFALVQVKVWSWIYAEFHCASFGYSNWVLNPVDCMRMII